One genomic region from Candidatus Bathyarchaeia archaeon encodes:
- a CDS encoding HDIG domain-containing protein yields the protein MGESLLHPKIRALTEKIRDKELRKKVVELLENPVFEVDGKVYSGLPLDVAPAGLSHHHCYPGGYIEHIISATNLALALCNSVEKVYHGKVNRDLVVAGMLLHDIFKPVTYTVNENGSYGTTGLADYMDHLSIVISELVRRGFPLELIHVVSAHHGEYGPIRPHTIEALICHLADLMDSRLNGEVLNAAAYLARKAVGEELPGLTSKEAFEIIHSKTTEGWEGVAKTVERIKKRRASRKT from the coding sequence ATGGGTGAAAGTTTGCTTCATCCAAAAATAAGGGCTTTAACGGAGAAAATTCGCGACAAAGAACTTCGTAAAAAGGTTGTTGAACTTCTTGAGAATCCAGTTTTTGAGGTTGACGGTAAGGTCTATTCCGGTTTACCGTTAGATGTTGCGCCAGCCGGCTTGTCTCATCATCACTGTTATCCCGGCGGCTATATAGAGCACATCATCTCCGCAACAAATCTGGCTTTGGCTTTGTGCAATTCCGTTGAGAAGGTTTATCATGGGAAGGTGAACCGCGACCTTGTTGTTGCTGGCATGCTGCTCCACGACATCTTCAAACCAGTAACCTATACCGTGAACGAGAATGGGAGTTATGGCACAACTGGTTTGGCCGACTACATGGACCACTTGTCCATCGTCATATCGGAACTTGTTCGAAGAGGTTTCCCATTGGAGCTTATACATGTGGTTTCCGCCCACCACGGAGAATATGGCCCCATCAGACCGCACACCATTGAGGCTTTGATTTGCCACTTAGCGGATTTGATGGATTCGCGGCTAAACGGCGAGGTCTTGAATGCTGCTGCTTATTTGGCTAGGAAGGCTGTTGGCGAAGAGTTGCCTGGACTAACTTCGAAGGAGGCCTTCGAAATAATCCATTCGAAGACTACCGAAGGATGGGAAGGCGTGGCAAAAACCGTTGAAAGGATAAAGAAGAGGAGGGCTTCGCGCAAAACTTAA
- a CDS encoding replication factor C large subunit: MYQPWTVKYKPKSLGEVVGNREAIQKFVEWVKSWDKGIPKKRAAFLYGPPGVGKTVTVEALASDFRMELVEKNASDYRTEEAVKRFAGLASQYGSLFGTRRIILFDELDGLTGTADKGGVKAITDIIKTAQCPIVLIANNAFDPRFTNLRNYCLLIEFKKPPVTDVLKHLKAICLKEGIDAEENALKFIAQRSEGDIRSAVTDLQALAQGKKSLTYEDVAWLGFRDRQETIFTVLRMILYGKTCEGAKRAVNMADVDIDMLFEWIYENVPDHLTDPHDLAEAMDALSMADVYRGRIRATQDWSFIRYVIDYMTAGVAMARQNTKAHGFIPFKFPTRIQMLSRSKAERATQLNIGQKIKRKCHISANRASKEIIPYLKIIFKNNVNMAAGIAKWLDLDAEMIEYLAEDKKKADAIAKLVG; encoded by the coding sequence GTGTATCAGCCTTGGACCGTTAAGTATAAGCCAAAAAGCTTGGGAGAGGTTGTTGGAAATCGGGAAGCCATACAAAAGTTTGTTGAATGGGTAAAATCGTGGGATAAGGGAATCCCGAAAAAGAGGGCAGCCTTCCTTTATGGTCCGCCTGGTGTTGGGAAAACTGTTACTGTGGAGGCTTTGGCAAGCGATTTTAGAATGGAGTTGGTGGAGAAAAATGCCAGCGACTATAGAACAGAAGAGGCCGTTAAACGCTTTGCTGGACTTGCATCCCAATATGGCTCATTATTCGGCACGAGAAGGATAATACTATTCGATGAGTTGGACGGTTTAACTGGAACAGCGGACAAGGGCGGAGTTAAAGCCATAACAGACATAATAAAAACGGCTCAATGTCCAATAGTGCTTATCGCCAACAACGCCTTTGACCCACGGTTTACTAACCTACGCAACTACTGCCTCCTAATAGAGTTTAAAAAGCCTCCAGTAACCGATGTCTTAAAACATTTGAAGGCTATATGCCTAAAAGAGGGCATAGACGCTGAAGAAAACGCCTTAAAGTTTATAGCCCAACGCTCAGAAGGCGACATCCGCTCCGCTGTAACAGACCTCCAAGCTTTGGCGCAGGGCAAAAAAAGCCTAACATATGAAGATGTGGCATGGTTGGGCTTCAGAGACCGACAAGAAACAATATTCACAGTTTTGAGAATGATTTTGTATGGAAAAACATGCGAAGGAGCTAAACGCGCAGTGAACATGGCGGACGTGGACATTGACATGCTCTTTGAATGGATATACGAAAACGTTCCCGATCATCTCACCGACCCGCATGATTTAGCCGAAGCTATGGATGCACTTTCAATGGCTGATGTTTACAGAGGCAGAATTCGCGCAACCCAGGACTGGAGCTTTATACGCTACGTTATCGATTATATGACTGCTGGAGTTGCGATGGCTAGGCAAAACACGAAGGCTCATGGATTTATCCCGTTCAAGTTCCCAACACGCATACAAATGTTATCTAGGTCTAAAGCTGAACGCGCAACCCAACTGAACATCGGGCAGAAAATCAAGCGGAAATGCCACATATCTGCCAATAGAGCGTCAAAGGAAATCATTCCCTATCTTAAGATAATATTCAAGAATAATGTTAATATGGCTGCAGGAATTGCGAAATGGCTTGACTTAGACGCAGAAATGATTGAGTATTTGGCAGAGGACAAGAAAAAAGCGGATGCTATTGCTAAACTTGTAGGTTAA
- the metG gene encoding methionine--tRNA ligase subunit beta yields MTEITFEEFQKLDMRVGKVLEANQIPGSRNLIRMIVDFGTEKRQAVAGLLQWYKPEDLVGKKYAFILNLQRRKFMGVESQCMILAAEDDKGNVVALQPEKDIAEGSKIH; encoded by the coding sequence ATGACGGAAATAACATTTGAAGAGTTTCAAAAACTTGATATGCGTGTTGGAAAAGTTTTAGAGGCAAACCAAATTCCGGGTTCACGGAACCTCATAAGGATGATTGTGGACTTCGGAACAGAAAAACGTCAAGCCGTTGCTGGACTTTTGCAGTGGTATAAGCCAGAAGACCTTGTAGGCAAGAAATACGCTTTTATCCTAAACCTGCAGCGGAGAAAGTTCATGGGCGTGGAATCCCAATGCATGATTTTGGCGGCTGAAGACGATAAAGGCAACGTGGTAGCCCTGCAACCAGAAAAGGACATAGCAGAAGGAAGCAAAATCCACTAG
- the twy1 gene encoding 4-demethylwyosine synthase TYW1 codes for MSLVPEALVKALKKHKYHIVGRHSAVKRCRWLYESLIHNRPCYKQKFYGIKSHQCIQMTPSLFYCTQRCLFCWRAQSGDLQITWEETKLPKWDSPEEIVEGSIKAQLEILSGYKGNPKADPQKFKEALRPKHAAISLTGEPTLYEPIDELIYAFHKRGFTTFLVSNGTVPSALAKLSHEPTQLYISVCAPNKEIHRKVCRPISADAWMMLNETLELLKSFSCPTVIRITAVRGLNMGNVEEYAKLIEKANPTYVEPKAYMHVGFSRLRLGYESMPSHKEIRDFALQLASATGYKIIDESEDSRVVLLSKLEKPIKFSQG; via the coding sequence ATGAGTCTCGTTCCAGAAGCGCTTGTTAAAGCGTTGAAGAAACATAAATACCACATTGTCGGTAGACATTCGGCTGTCAAAAGGTGCAGATGGCTTTATGAAAGTCTCATCCACAATAGACCATGTTACAAGCAGAAGTTTTACGGAATAAAATCCCACCAGTGCATTCAGATGACACCATCGCTTTTCTATTGCACGCAGAGATGCCTCTTCTGCTGGAGGGCCCAGAGCGGAGACCTCCAAATCACATGGGAAGAGACTAAACTGCCAAAATGGGATTCCCCAGAAGAAATTGTTGAGGGAAGCATAAAGGCGCAGCTTGAAATCTTGAGCGGTTATAAGGGAAATCCTAAGGCAGACCCTCAAAAGTTTAAGGAAGCCCTAAGGCCAAAACACGCGGCGATAAGCCTAACTGGCGAGCCAACCCTCTACGAGCCTATAGACGAGCTTATATATGCCTTTCATAAAAGGGGCTTCACCACTTTTCTGGTGTCAAACGGCACTGTCCCATCTGCGCTGGCTAAACTAAGCCATGAGCCAACCCAGCTTTACATTTCCGTATGCGCTCCAAACAAGGAAATTCATCGGAAAGTTTGTCGTCCCATATCCGCAGATGCTTGGATGATGCTTAACGAAACATTAGAGCTTCTAAAAAGTTTTAGCTGTCCAACGGTGATTCGCATAACTGCTGTACGCGGTCTAAACATGGGAAATGTTGAGGAATATGCCAAGCTTATAGAGAAGGCTAACCCCACATACGTTGAGCCTAAAGCCTACATGCATGTTGGCTTTTCAAGGCTGCGCTTGGGTTACGAATCCATGCCAAGCCACAAAGAAATACGCGATTTTGCTCTACAACTTGCAAGCGCTACAGGCTACAAGATCATTGACGAGTCTGAGGACAGCCGTGTAGTATTGCTAAGCAAACTTGAAAAGCCCATAAAATTTTCACAAGGTTAA
- a CDS encoding endonuclease V, translating to MSLSDLKCHFSVEKARKAQLQLLKHIIFEDRLSREIRYVAGVDVAYAGSLATSAVAVLDYDSLGLVEAQTAVCKVTFPYVPTLLSFRELPPTLMCIRKLKIQPDVFLVDGQGYAHPYRCGFASHLGVVLGKPTIGVAKSRLVGEVEPFNDRDFAYLWHEGETVGVALKTSVGKILYVSVGHMVSLKTAIEIVRHCTRYGGVPEPLRMAHDIATAERNKIRPKRPIGCKV from the coding sequence ATGAGCCTATCCGATTTAAAGTGCCACTTTTCGGTTGAAAAGGCACGCAAGGCGCAGCTTCAACTTTTAAAGCATATTATTTTTGAGGATAGACTGTCAAGAGAAATCCGCTACGTGGCAGGCGTCGATGTTGCCTACGCTGGAAGCTTAGCTACAAGCGCAGTTGCCGTTCTAGACTATGATAGTTTGGGCCTTGTTGAGGCTCAAACAGCCGTTTGCAAAGTTACGTTTCCGTATGTTCCAACGCTTCTTTCATTTAGGGAGTTACCTCCCACACTTATGTGCATTAGAAAGTTGAAAATTCAGCCAGATGTTTTCTTGGTTGACGGGCAAGGTTATGCGCATCCATATCGATGCGGCTTTGCAAGCCACTTGGGAGTAGTTCTAGGCAAACCCACGATAGGCGTTGCAAAGAGCAGACTTGTCGGTGAAGTTGAGCCTTTCAATGATAGAGATTTCGCTTATCTTTGGCATGAGGGCGAAACTGTTGGGGTTGCGTTAAAGACTTCGGTTGGGAAGATTCTTTATGTTAGTGTTGGGCACATGGTTTCGCTTAAAACGGCCATAGAAATTGTTAGGCACTGCACGCGTTACGGTGGTGTTCCAGAACCATTAAGAATGGCGCATGATATAGCGACTGCGGAGCGGAACAAAATTCGCCCTAAACGCCCAATTGGTTGTAAAGTGTAA
- a CDS encoding carboxypeptidase regulatory-like domain-containing protein, producing the protein MYLEWGWINLKGKLNIKIVGFLIAATMLMAFMPNLAYASRGLELETSCEWLTGDASYSMASTIGDVDGDGATEIVTAGYFYNFTLGVYEGEVDIWHWNGTNLVEEHKEIIEPAYMWSSDTRFYSVALGNVDNTTNTEIVVVGYGKFFGTLVHSLLIVLSWNGTVMERKTGWYWPDEAGESKFFDVAIGDVDKDGTAEIIAVGYWNTTSFGTGFHGALTIWNVTGTTLKLETSFEWMVSGDAEWHAVALDDVDGDGDTEIIVTGYFYDKNLGHECAMLRICTWDGSTLNWEAGNQWYTYQDTYALNVAVSDVDADGNKEIVTIGRHFNGETYYAQLRIWSWDGYTLALRLSAESGAVGMFMSSSGKKLAINDIDGDGKNEIVIGIDISVFLFSTPIIRVLSWDGKILTTKESKEWGNATNIEDVSIGDVDADGTIEIVTIGYAWAFMMPTPTQSELAIWSVSKVASSITVSVSPSSMVIGSHVIISGRITDETGDNPIPNAEVTIEFSREPLPVLVIIGKAITNENGEYTFTWIPGAVGNYLIRATWKGDYEHEGAAATTTLTVEKAPSLITLTLSSYIAKVGDSISVSGVLYPAKTAAITLHYTKPDSSTSTSTVHSNQNGVFTDTFTVDQVGEWQIKASWSGDEQYKAAESAPAPLTVTKIQSTLSITASQLTVNVGEEITINGALTPGQTANIILTYTMPNGTSTTKTVQSTSTGTFTYTIKLDKAGTWQVKASWAGDAQHTAAESTSITLTAQAADLTAPMFALGGLGLGIIALVLAVVALLMYSKKPKTAPPPPAQPTQPS; encoded by the coding sequence TTGTATTTGGAATGGGGATGGATAAATTTGAAAGGAAAATTGAACATAAAAATTGTTGGATTCTTGATTGCTGCAACAATGCTAATGGCTTTCATGCCAAATCTAGCGTATGCGTCAAGGGGACTTGAACTGGAAACAAGCTGTGAATGGCTTACTGGAGATGCCAGTTATTCAATGGCAAGCACCATTGGCGATGTGGACGGAGATGGTGCAACCGAGATTGTTACGGCAGGATACTTCTATAACTTCACACTTGGCGTTTATGAAGGTGAAGTAGATATATGGCACTGGAACGGCACAAACTTGGTTGAGGAACATAAAGAAATCATCGAGCCAGCATATATGTGGTCATCTGACACACGCTTCTATTCTGTGGCGTTAGGAAATGTTGATAACACAACAAATACAGAGATCGTGGTTGTTGGTTACGGAAAATTTTTTGGCACCTTGGTGCATAGTTTGCTTATTGTTTTAAGCTGGAATGGAACGGTAATGGAAAGGAAAACAGGCTGGTACTGGCCTGATGAGGCTGGTGAATCGAAATTTTTTGATGTCGCAATAGGTGATGTGGATAAAGACGGCACCGCGGAAATAATTGCGGTAGGCTATTGGAATACCACATCCTTCGGAACAGGTTTTCATGGTGCATTAACCATCTGGAATGTAACTGGCACAACCTTAAAACTCGAAACAAGTTTTGAGTGGATGGTTAGTGGTGACGCTGAATGGCATGCGGTAGCGTTGGACGATGTGGATGGAGATGGGGATACGGAAATAATTGTTACAGGCTACTTCTACGACAAAAACCTTGGGCATGAGTGTGCGATGTTAAGGATTTGTACTTGGGATGGTTCAACTCTTAACTGGGAGGCGGGTAACCAGTGGTACACGTACCAAGACACTTACGCTCTCAATGTAGCAGTAAGCGACGTAGATGCCGACGGAAACAAAGAAATTGTCACGATTGGACGACATTTTAACGGCGAAACATACTATGCACAATTAAGAATATGGTCTTGGGATGGTTATACATTAGCTTTGAGACTAAGCGCAGAAAGCGGTGCTGTAGGGATGTTCATGTCTTCCTCTGGTAAAAAATTAGCCATAAACGATATAGATGGTGACGGAAAAAACGAAATAGTAATTGGTATTGACATTTCGGTATTTCTATTTTCCACACCCATAATCAGAGTTCTTTCTTGGGACGGAAAAATATTAACCACGAAGGAGTCTAAAGAGTGGGGGAACGCAACCAACATTGAGGATGTCTCGATAGGCGATGTAGACGCAGATGGAACCATCGAGATAGTAACCATAGGCTATGCTTGGGCTTTCATGATGCCAACACCCACACAATCTGAATTGGCAATATGGAGTGTCAGCAAAGTTGCAAGTTCAATCACGGTAAGCGTTAGTCCGTCAAGTATGGTGATAGGCAGCCATGTAATAATAAGCGGAAGAATCACTGATGAAACAGGCGATAACCCAATACCAAATGCGGAAGTGACGATAGAATTTTCACGTGAACCTTTACCAGTTTTAGTAATTATAGGTAAAGCTATAACGAACGAAAATGGAGAATACACGTTTACCTGGATTCCGGGGGCTGTTGGAAACTACCTAATTCGTGCAACCTGGAAAGGTGACTATGAGCATGAAGGTGCAGCCGCGACAACCACATTGACCGTTGAAAAGGCTCCAAGCCTAATAACCCTTACACTTTCAAGTTACATAGCGAAAGTTGGAGATAGCATAAGCGTAAGCGGCGTTCTTTATCCAGCTAAAACGGCGGCAATAACTCTACATTACACCAAACCAGATAGCTCCACCAGCACAAGCACCGTTCACTCAAACCAAAATGGAGTTTTCACTGATACGTTTACGGTAGACCAAGTTGGGGAATGGCAGATAAAAGCAAGCTGGAGCGGCGACGAACAATACAAAGCAGCGGAAAGTGCACCAGCACCATTAACAGTGACAAAAATACAAAGTACACTGTCCATAACAGCCTCGCAACTAACAGTTAACGTTGGCGAAGAAATAACAATAAATGGAGCGCTGACGCCGGGACAAACAGCAAACATAATCCTGACATACACCATGCCAAACGGCACAAGCACAACAAAAACCGTTCAATCAACCAGCACTGGAACCTTCACGTATACCATCAAGCTTGACAAAGCCGGAACGTGGCAAGTAAAAGCAAGCTGGGCAGGTGATGCACAGCACACCGCAGCAGAAAGCACATCAATAACGCTAACAGCCCAAGCCGCTGACCTCACAGCTCCAATGTTTGCTCTAGGCGGTTTGGGACTTGGCATAATAGCACTAGTTTTAGCGGTGGTAGCGCTTCTAATGTATTCCAAAAAACCAAAAACAGCCCCGCCCCCACCTGCACAACCAACACAACCATCATAA